From Methanomicrobia archaeon, a single genomic window includes:
- a CDS encoding PKD domain-containing protein, whose translation MGMRALYEINLGVKSGKMLQNRGTRYCLMALCVALVFSLVGGAASAASTAGSELTLAIQIGDGNPPGGVSVSLDGVFQGTTDAYGVLTLAQVPAGDHTLQVDFFELHSGYALATRAEVSATGGVLIESSELDHGRVSMKIKLTTSGTVTCQLSMREQAEAELGLLTSSSSPSVGLPSTEQSTADKIPWAGFWWPLNQGQTALGYYPHGAPGPLAKYDQYVEAKYGGDSRAKEWELANHYMPGAPGWFGHCHAWAAACVLEDEPRSTLNKDGIIFYVGDLKALLTECHYEDPVDFFLGTRFDPTNYPNHPYDDVYASDFTIAVRQWIKDRGAPLVMDYEPGPEVWNFPFYRYDMTFTPGIGNRVDVICTVWLVKDGVHPDHLSGVTPASVFTHTYHYWITVDGSGKIIPGPGASGWLSSRHPDFLWHPARPRHSNPYLNCDLVGELVGKKVGVGGITRSNNYYTNHTLKIKVPVQQYDPTQQTIQLHWQVRNPAGQVIDLPQHNYTVSQKQQDYYPNYTIPSGWQKGNYDLKVTVKDGAQQLYSTPWITDAFTVQQGSPTQLEDVQNIPSITYTTQGPVDLTIIDKETGQAVGTLQGQSTKKGEVKDPAQAVIQIPQATYFVETLPGPRAADVRASPNPTGGAQSAVLTANITVEESETAFMLQGRSQQQQQIKSFGAFPNPFTPCAPVSQTTEIVAVGVQGLSPLEVWITRDGWPEPVQILQLTEYPVFVTPPIYSFSEYRATWDGTHMTWGTVVPDGQYQLTLSGAGGVLALGTVWVDCGAGKQHQQKQTITITCPKETGYTTQVTGKQSGQYTQTITTKVGQQTITQQSTQQQIQKGQKHTSSTQVSTQGGQFTTQQSPINIAPVADAGPYQVVTVNEQVHFDGSGSYDLDGTIVHYYWVFGDGATGSGVAPTHTYTQAGTYSIALFITDDGGAIGADFTNILVVQPGKNLLESVGAYPNPFNPCAPVNQTTEIVAVGVQGLSPLEVWITREDWPEPVQILQLTEYPVFVTPPIYSFSEYRATWDGTHMTWGTEVPDGEYDLTISGLGDVLATGTVWVNCGVWELESVSADPDPFNPDVESTLITARGSEGLGPLELVILREGWWEPVQILSLVEGPGGTYTTTWNGTHMTWGESVPNGTYILSVGAAGTGQELVSGVVTVRRDKPLTSLTANPDPFNPVIGETTLITAIGTPGLGPLELWILKEGWWEPVQILPMIEITDGTYTTRWDGKHMHNYIAPDGEYILSIGDEIGKLIEGTVTVDTRGAEAAGMRIRLTWNTGDTDLDLYLAKPGDSLGSNDNCFWANKHPDWNGNGEHYDPEDPAHNDTRDPYLDVDDTDGYGPEHITIYDPPAGTYSVGVHYYWDRGHGPSDATVTVTLFEGTANQIVRTFGPHTMYDNDVWYVTDVTVPAGTFSSVPQSSPQLAMSRPEKIPQKAGSSISISECEANVALTVAAAEYFIDVVGDDGTGVAMNPVDGAFDSASEAVTAIVNISGLAIGNHTLFVHGRDSAGAWGPFDAVILTVTETIEEPPGRWDINEDCTVNFIDLTILSAHWLETTIAPYPRYDINEDGVVNFIDLTILSAHWLETTC comes from the coding sequence ATGGGCATGCGTGCGCTTTATGAGATTAACCTGGGAGTGAAAAGCGGGAAGATGTTACAAAATAGGGGTACTCGGTATTGTTTGATGGCACTTTGTGTGGCACTTGTGTTTTCGCTCGTTGGTGGCGCGGCTTCGGCAGCAAGCACAGCAGGATCTGAATTGACCCTGGCAATCCAGATCGGAGATGGCAATCCTCCTGGTGGCGTTTCTGTCTCACTTGATGGTGTCTTCCAGGGTACGACTGATGCTTACGGCGTACTCACTCTTGCTCAAGTACCTGCAGGAGACCATACCCTGCAGGTTGATTTCTTCGAGTTGCATAGCGGCTATGCTCTCGCTACACGGGCTGAGGTCTCCGCAACCGGAGGAGTGCTCATCGAGTCGAGTGAACTGGACCATGGTAGAGTAAGTATGAAGATCAAGCTTACGACCAGCGGAACCGTAACCTGCCAATTGAGTATGAGGGAGCAGGCGGAGGCTGAGCTTGGGTTGTTGACCTCCTCCTCTTCCCCGTCAGTAGGTCTGCCCAGTACTGAGCAAAGCACAGCCGATAAAATCCCCTGGGCTGGCTTCTGGTGGCCGTTAAACCAGGGCCAGACAGCGCTCGGGTATTACCCGCACGGCGCCCCGGGGCCGCTCGCGAAATATGACCAGTATGTCGAGGCAAAGTACGGTGGTGATTCGCGCGCCAAGGAATGGGAATTGGCGAACCATTACATGCCCGGTGCTCCTGGCTGGTTCGGGCACTGCCATGCGTGGGCGGCGGCTTGCGTTCTGGAGGATGAGCCGCGCAGTACGCTGAACAAGGACGGGATCATCTTTTATGTCGGCGATTTGAAAGCGCTGCTCACCGAGTGCCACTATGAGGACCCCGTAGACTTCTTCCTCGGAACACGGTTTGATCCCACGAACTACCCCAACCATCCTTATGATGATGTTTACGCTAGTGATTTTACGATTGCCGTCCGGCAATGGATTAAGGATCGGGGAGCGCCGCTCGTAATGGATTATGAGCCGGGCCCGGAGGTGTGGAATTTCCCCTTCTATCGGTATGATATGACCTTTACACCCGGTATTGGCAATCGGGTAGATGTCATTTGTACCGTATGGCTGGTCAAAGATGGTGTGCATCCTGACCACCTCAGCGGCGTCACGCCCGCCTCGGTCTTCACCCATACCTATCACTACTGGATCACTGTAGATGGGAGTGGCAAGATTATTCCCGGACCTGGTGCCTCAGGCTGGCTCAGCAGTCGCCACCCTGATTTCCTCTGGCACCCCGCGCGGCCCCGGCACTCCAATCCCTATTTGAATTGCGATCTGGTTGGTGAGCTAGTAGGCAAGAAGGTGGGTGTCGGCGGTATCACACGGTCGAACAACTATTACACCAATCATACGCTCAAGATCAAAGTACCCGTTCAGCAATACGATCCCACACAACAAACAATCCAGCTCCACTGGCAGGTGCGTAACCCTGCAGGTCAGGTAATCGACCTGCCCCAGCACAATTACACGGTATCACAAAAACAGCAGGATTACTATCCGAATTATACGATACCCAGCGGCTGGCAAAAAGGGAACTATGACTTGAAAGTCACGGTAAAAGACGGGGCTCAGCAACTGTATAGCACTCCCTGGATTACTGACGCCTTCACCGTGCAGCAAGGATCGCCAACTCAGCTCGAGGATGTGCAGAACATCCCCTCGATTACTTATACCACGCAAGGTCCCGTTGACCTCACGATCATCGATAAAGAGACCGGCCAGGCGGTGGGTACGCTGCAGGGACAGAGCACGAAGAAGGGTGAGGTGAAGGATCCGGCCCAGGCAGTGATCCAGATACCCCAGGCTACCTACTTCGTCGAGACGCTCCCGGGCCCACGTGCTGCTGATGTTCGCGCGTCGCCTAATCCCACGGGCGGGGCACAATCGGCGGTGCTCACGGCGAACATCACCGTTGAGGAGAGTGAGACGGCATTCATGCTCCAGGGACGGTCGCAGCAACAGCAGCAGATAAAATCCTTCGGCGCTTTTCCCAATCCCTTCACGCCCTGCGCGCCCGTGAGTCAGACGACTGAAATCGTTGCTGTTGGCGTTCAGGGCCTCTCCCCGCTTGAGGTTTGGATTACCCGTGACGGCTGGCCGGAGCCGGTTCAGATCCTGCAACTTACGGAATACCCCGTCTTTGTCACGCCCCCGATCTATTCGTTCAGCGAATATCGGGCGACCTGGGATGGAACGCACATGACCTGGGGCACTGTGGTGCCAGATGGCCAGTATCAACTCACGCTCTCAGGCGCTGGGGGCGTGCTCGCCCTCGGTACCGTATGGGTTGACTGTGGCGCCGGGAAGCAGCACCAGCAGAAGCAAACGATAACGATCACCTGTCCCAAGGAGACGGGCTATACTACCCAGGTTACGGGAAAGCAGAGTGGCCAGTACACCCAGACGATCACCACGAAAGTAGGTCAGCAAACAATCACGCAGCAGAGCACGCAGCAGCAGATCCAGAAGGGTCAGAAACACACCTCTTCAACACAGGTTTCAACGCAGGGCGGGCAGTTCACCACCCAGCAGTCACCGATCAATATCGCGCCGGTCGCAGATGCCGGGCCGTATCAGGTGGTGACGGTGAATGAGCAGGTGCATTTTGATGGCTCCGGCTCGTATGACCTGGACGGAACTATTGTGCATTATTACTGGGTCTTTGGTGATGGTGCGACGGGCAGTGGCGTGGCACCCACCCACACCTATACCCAGGCGGGAACCTACTCCATCGCGCTCTTCATCACAGATGACGGCGGCGCGATTGGTGCGGATTTTACCAATATCCTGGTGGTTCAACCCGGTAAGAACCTGCTCGAATCCGTTGGCGCTTATCCTAATCCCTTCAATCCCTGCGCACCCGTAAATCAGACGACTGAAATCGTCGCCGTCGGGGTTCAGGGCCTCTCCCCGCTCGAGGTTTGGATCACCCGTGAGGACTGGCCGGAGCCGGTCCAGATCCTTCAACTCACGGAATACCCCGTCTTTGTCACGCCACCCATCTATTCGTTCAGCGAATATCGGGCGACCTGGGATGGGACGCACATGACCTGGGGCACCGAGGTGCCAGATGGCGAGTATGACCTTACCATCTCAGGTCTTGGTGACGTTCTTGCCACGGGTACGGTATGGGTGAACTGTGGCGTCTGGGAGCTCGAATCGGTAAGCGCCGATCCCGATCCCTTCAATCCCGACGTGGAATCCACGCTGATCACCGCGCGGGGGAGTGAGGGACTCGGCCCTCTTGAACTGGTGATACTGCGTGAAGGCTGGTGGGAGCCCGTCCAGATCCTCTCGCTCGTCGAAGGCCCCGGTGGCACCTATACCACCACCTGGAACGGGACGCACATGACCTGGGGCGAGTCCGTGCCAAACGGGACGTATATTCTCTCGGTCGGTGCCGCGGGGACCGGGCAGGAACTGGTCTCGGGTGTGGTGACGGTGAGGCGCGATAAGCCCTTGACCTCACTCACCGCCAACCCCGATCCCTTCAATCCGGTTATCGGGGAGACAACGCTGATAACCGCCATCGGGACTCCTGGCCTTGGTCCGCTTGAGCTCTGGATCCTGAAGGAAGGGTGGTGGGAACCCGTTCAGATCCTCCCGATGATTGAGATCACGGACGGCACATATACCACTCGCTGGGATGGCAAGCACATGCATAACTACATTGCGCCCGACGGCGAGTACATACTCTCCATCGGGGACGAGATCGGCAAGTTGATAGAAGGTACGGTAACGGTGGATACGCGGGGTGCCGAAGCAGCTGGCATGCGGATCAGGCTTACCTGGAACACCGGTGATACGGATCTCGACCTGTATCTCGCTAAGCCCGGGGATAGCCTGGGCTCAAACGATAATTGCTTTTGGGCCAACAAACATCCTGACTGGAATGGCAATGGTGAGCACTACGATCCTGAAGATCCCGCCCATAACGATACCCGTGATCCCTATCTTGATGTGGACGATACTGATGGCTATGGCCCCGAGCATATTACCATCTACGATCCGCCTGCAGGCACGTACTCCGTGGGTGTTCATTACTATTGGGATAGGGGGCACGGGCCATCAGATGCCACGGTTACCGTCACGCTCTTTGAAGGCACGGCAAACCAGATAGTGAGAACCTTCGGGCCGCATACCATGTACGATAATGACGTTTGGTACGTCACGGATGTTACCGTGCCCGCGGGGACGTTCTCGAGTGTGCCGCAGAGCAGTCCTCAGCTTGCGATGTCGCGGCCTGAAAAGATCCCGCAAAAAGCAGGCAGCAGCATCAGTATCAGTGAATGCGAAGCCAACGTCGCACTCACCGTAGCTGCCGCAGAATACTTCATAGATGTGGTGGGTGATGACGGGACTGGAGTGGCGATGAACCCGGTAGATGGTGCCTTTGACTCCGCGAGTGAGGCGGTAACCGCGATCGTGAATATCAGTGGCTTGGCTATCGGAAACCACACGCTCTTTGTTCACGGAAGGGATTCTGCAGGAGCGTGGGGGCCGTTTGACGCGGTAATCCTTACCGTGACCGAAACGATAGAAGAACCGCCGGGTAGATGGGACATCAACGAAGACTGTACCGTGAACTTCATAGATCTGACGATACTGTCCGCACACTGGCTTGAGACTACCATTGCACCATATCCACGCTACGACATCAACGAGGATGGGGTGGTGAACTTCATCGATTTAACGATACTATCCGCGCATTGGCTTGAAAC